In Metopolophium dirhodum isolate CAU chromosome 7, ASM1992520v1, whole genome shotgun sequence, one genomic interval encodes:
- the LOC132948212 gene encoding SOSS complex subunit B homolog has protein sequence MMSISKPKPINPDTPLTLIKDIQNNVNNITVMCIVLEVNPAVQLKDNHEVRTVKVADSSACINFSVWDEPGSFLYPGDIIRVHRAYAIYFRNCLTLYVGKNGEIEKIGDFIMTFNESVNMSEINLNAPPPQPPPGSNGNAISNARRTGVGKQNMKPNTFKGNNGKSGPRSQMRPERK, from the coding sequence ATGATGAGTATTAGTAAACCAAAACCCATTAATCCAGATACTCCTTTGACACTGATTAAAGacattcaaaataatgtaaacaacatAACTGTTATGTGCATAGTATTAGAAGTAAACCCTGCTGTACAGCTCAAAGATAACCATGAAGTTCGAACAGTGAAAGTAGCTGATAGTTCAGCATGCATAAATTTTTCCGTATGGGATGAGCCTGGTTCATTTTTGTATCCAGGTGATATAATACGTGTTCACAGAGCTTATGCAATTTACTTTAGAAACTGTCTTACTCTGTATGTTGGTAAGAATggtgaaattgaaaaaattggtGATTTTATCATGACATTCAATGAATCTGTCAATATGAGTGAAATAAACCTAAATGCACCTCCACCACAACCACCTCCAGGATCTAATGGAAATGCAATAAGTAACGCAAGACGGACAGGAGtaggaaaacaaaatatgaaaccaAATACATTCAAAGGGAACAATGGAAAAAGTGGACCTAGAAGTCAAATGAGACCAGAaagaaaataa